The following coding sequences lie in one Lolium perenne isolate Kyuss_39 chromosome 2, Kyuss_2.0, whole genome shotgun sequence genomic window:
- the LOC127337113 gene encoding E3 ubiquitin-protein ligase SINA-like 2, with amino-acid sequence MGSCRGGGGKRLRMSPSDGEGSPRRPRRSSRRRTPSAYSLSPSPYRSPSPLPSPSTYRSPSPSPCRSWSQRLPSGVEEDADDRSRSRGSDEIDACGRPLWRPNGYKGAGEQGHGDVFSVHIDGFDYDRLFTCKCCRRMLSSPVFQCPFGHLTCSRCDGEFRDNRCGSCGAADGYGRNRAVEEFLARICFSCRNKEHGCTALLVHHEMPAHEESCLYEPCFCPIPRCGFAGRSYALKAHLIGRHHWRTVNFRYGESFHAHARESTIMHSKDDGELFFLDSFREGRGTALSMICIRPDNAVTQEFAYELKTPIGNGKRRHKLQMQSTARNTSLRNGMGDKEKVFLLVPNDMPCTEDGYVEVCIRKDAAGGTP; translated from the exons ATGGGCAGCTGCAGAGGGGGCGGAGGGAAGCGCCTCCGGATGTCGCCGTCTGACGGGGAGGGCAGCCCCAGGCGGCCGCGGAGGAGCAGCCGCCGCCGCACACCCTCGGCCTACTCGCTGTCGCCGTCGCCATACCGGTCGCCCTCGCCGCTGCCGTCGCCGTCGACCTACCGCTCACCCTCGCCCTCGCCCTGCCGCTCCTGGTCGCAGAGGCTGCCCAGCGGAGTCGAGGAGGATGCCGACGACCGCAGCCGCAGCCGCGGCTCGGACGAGATCGATGCTTGCGGCCGGCCTCTCTGGAGGCCGAACGGGTACAAAGGGGCAGGGGAGCAGGGCCACGGCGATGTGTTCAGCGTCCACATTGACGGCTTCGACTACGACCGCCTCTTCACCTGCAAGTGCTGCCGCCGCATGCTCAGCTCGCCGGTTTTTCAG TGCCCCTTCGGCCACCTCACCTGCTCGAGGTGCGACGGCGAATTCAGGGACAACCGGTGCGGCAGCTGCGGGGCCGCCGACGGTTACGGGCGCAACCGCGCCGTGGAGGAGTTCCTCGCCCGCATTTGCTTCTCCTGCCGCAACAAGGAGCACGGCTGCACGGCCCTCCTCGTGCACCACGAGATGCCTGCGCACGAGGAATCCTGCCTCTACGAGCCCTGCTTCTGCCCCATCCCTCGCTGCGGCTTCGCCGGCCGGTCCTACGCCCTCAAAGCGCACCTCATCGGCCGCCACCACTGGCGCACGGTCAACTTCCGCTACGGCGAGAGCTTCCATGCCCACGCCCGCGAGTCGACCATCATGCACAGCAAGGACGACGGCGAGCTCTTCTTCCTGGACAGCTTCCGCGAGGGCCGCGGCACTGCTCTGTCCATGATCTGCATCCGCCCCGACAATGCCGTCACACAGGAGTTCGCCTACGAGCTGAAGACACCAATAGGGAACGGCAAGAGGCGTCACAAGCTGCAGATGCAGTCGACGGCGCGGAACACATCGCTGAGGAACGGGATGGGGGACAAGGAGAAGGTGTTCCTGCTGGTCCCTAACGACATGCCCTGCACTGAGGATGGCTATGTGGAGGTGTGCATCCGTAAGGATGCCGCCGGTGGAACTCCGTAG